One window of the Chryseotalea sp. WA131a genome contains the following:
- the pyrF gene encoding orotidine-5'-phosphate decarboxylase: MNRQELFEQIKKKRSYLCVGLDTDLDKIPKHLLKTDDPVFEFNKQIIDATHEYCVAYKPNIAFYEALGPKGWESLQKTLDYLPTDCFTIADAKRGDIGNTSALYAKAFFERMNFDSITVAPYMGEDSVKPFLEFSGKWVILLVHTSNSGSRDFQLLESNDGHFLFQHVIFASQQWATPDQMMYVVGATHAEKIGAIRALAPEHFFLVPGVGAQGGDLGAVSKAGLNSQCGLLVNSSRAIIYASSKEDFAEVARREAMKTQKEMEVYLQHL, translated from the coding sequence ATGAACCGCCAAGAGCTATTTGAGCAAATCAAAAAAAAGAGATCGTATCTATGTGTGGGGCTCGATACCGATTTGGACAAAATACCCAAACATTTGCTGAAAACAGACGACCCCGTTTTTGAATTTAATAAGCAAATTATTGACGCAACCCACGAGTATTGCGTAGCCTACAAACCCAACATCGCATTTTACGAGGCACTCGGCCCTAAGGGTTGGGAGAGTTTGCAAAAGACCTTGGATTATTTACCTACTGATTGCTTTACCATTGCTGATGCCAAACGTGGCGACATTGGTAATACCAGTGCCTTGTATGCCAAAGCTTTTTTTGAACGGATGAATTTTGATTCCATTACCGTTGCTCCTTATATGGGTGAAGATTCCGTCAAACCATTTTTAGAATTCAGCGGCAAGTGGGTCATACTGTTGGTTCATACTTCCAATTCGGGCAGTCGTGATTTTCAATTGCTGGAATCCAACGATGGTCACTTCCTTTTTCAACATGTGATTTTTGCTTCGCAGCAATGGGCCACACCCGACCAAATGATGTATGTAGTGGGTGCAACCCACGCAGAAAAGATTGGTGCCATACGCGCATTAGCCCCTGAGCATTTTTTTCTTGTGCCAGGCGTTGGTGCACAAGGGGGAGATTTAGGAGCTGTTTCGAAAGCCGGATTGAATAGTCAGTGTGGCTTATTGGTCAATTCTTCAAGAGCAATTATCTATGCATCAAGCAAGGAGGATTTTGCAGAAGTGGCCAGGAGGGAAGCGATGAAGACTCAAAAAGAAATGGAAGTCTACTTACAGCACTTGTAG
- a CDS encoding outer membrane lipoprotein carrier protein LolA, giving the protein MLMAQYDPKALEILEAMSKKYKAIPTFEANITSAMTNETDGVKEEFKGKITVKGDKFKLILDDQEITNNGATVWTYLPSAKEVSIDNFDPKSDEINPVKIFEIYKKGFKYVHLGEKTEAGVVVDEVDLVPEKKNAQYFKIKMMISKKDKSIHSWTMFDRSGNRYRYSITKFTPNLKLDDAFFTFDVKKYPGVEVNDLR; this is encoded by the coding sequence ATGTTGATGGCTCAATACGACCCCAAGGCATTAGAGATTCTAGAAGCCATGAGCAAAAAATACAAAGCCATTCCCACTTTTGAGGCAAACATTACCTCGGCCATGACCAACGAGACCGATGGCGTAAAGGAAGAATTCAAAGGAAAAATCACCGTAAAGGGCGATAAATTCAAGTTGATTTTGGATGATCAGGAGATTACTAATAACGGTGCTACGGTATGGACCTACCTGCCATCGGCCAAAGAAGTGAGCATCGATAACTTTGACCCAAAGTCGGATGAGATCAATCCAGTAAAAATATTTGAGATTTATAAAAAAGGTTTTAAATACGTACACTTGGGTGAAAAAACAGAGGCGGGTGTTGTAGTAGATGAAGTTGACTTGGTGCCCGAGAAGAAAAACGCGCAGTATTTTAAAATCAAGATGATGATTTCTAAAAAGGACAAAAGCATCCATAGCTGGACAATGTTTGATCGCTCTGGTAATCGCTATCGATATTCCATTACCAAGTTTACTCCTAATCTAAAATTAGATGATGCCTTCTTTACTTTTGATGTGAAAAAATATCCTGGTGTGGAAGTAAATGATTTGAGGTAG
- a CDS encoding DNA translocase FtsK 4TM domain-containing protein, which yields MAENTYKSNTFKKPEKEKKGKSPKSKFKFSFSFFQDARFILASGFFFIIIALYLFTAFISYLFTGKADQSVVEAMWNTNLLESGREAENWLGLYGAITSHYLMFKWLGISAFAIPPLLFLVGFKMVFKRELLSIFSVFIFSVFAGLWLCLLLGYLTHTLAGVNEISFLSGGLGYELAKVSDGLLGWGTFMVLILSLFIFIIYFYNVTAINAFQVKNPKPIGNDAFLPEEDIIKPTYTDERDNWPDKKEDDGELLLMKQPTEPTKIPEIKLEVEAEKVEIKEKIEPLFTIEDPIVESDAVAEKLVEAKGLYDPTLDLSSYKFPPIELLNEYEVGKVQVSQEELNQNKDKIVATLTNFKIGIQSIKATIGPTVTLYEIVPDAGIKISRIKNLEDDIALSLAALGIRIIAPIPGKGTIGIEVPNKNREMVSIRSVLASERFQKSDKDLPIAIGKTISNELLVIDLAKMPHLLVAGATGQGKSVGLNVILTSLLYKLHPSQLKFVLVDPKKVEMSLFSKIERHYLAKLPNSEEAIITDTKKVVYTLNSLCIEMENRYEILKDAGARNLKEYNAKFVGRKLNPKEGHRFLPYIVLVIDELADLMMTAGKEVETPIARLAQLARAIGIHLVVATQRPSVNVITGVIKANFPARLSFRVTSKVDSRTILDSGGADQLVGMGDMLLSLGSDVIRLQSPFVDTPEIEKVCDYIGAQRGYDSAYLLPEFEGEDEGGANAVDLSERDGLFEEAAKLIVMHQQGSTSLIQRKLKLGYNRAGRLIDQLEAAKIVGPFEGSKAREVLIKDETSLEQLLTDLKDKHSKP from the coding sequence ATGGCCGAAAACACCTACAAGTCCAATACATTTAAGAAACCTGAGAAAGAAAAGAAAGGGAAGTCGCCTAAATCGAAGTTCAAGTTCAGTTTTTCTTTTTTTCAAGATGCGCGCTTTATTCTGGCCAGCGGTTTTTTCTTTATCATTATTGCGCTTTACCTTTTTACTGCATTTATATCCTACCTATTTACCGGCAAGGCCGACCAAAGTGTAGTAGAGGCTATGTGGAATACCAATTTGCTTGAATCCGGACGAGAAGCAGAAAACTGGCTAGGTCTTTACGGAGCGATTACTTCGCACTATCTCATGTTTAAATGGTTGGGCATCTCTGCCTTTGCCATTCCGCCTCTGTTGTTTTTGGTGGGATTCAAGATGGTTTTCAAGCGTGAATTATTATCGATTTTTTCAGTTTTTATTTTTTCCGTCTTCGCGGGATTATGGCTTTGTTTGTTGTTAGGCTATTTAACCCACACGTTGGCTGGTGTGAATGAAATCAGTTTTCTCAGTGGAGGTCTTGGCTACGAATTGGCCAAAGTTTCGGATGGATTGCTCGGGTGGGGAACATTTATGGTGTTGATACTGTCGCTGTTTATCTTCATCATTTATTTCTATAACGTTACAGCCATCAATGCCTTTCAAGTAAAAAACCCTAAACCAATCGGCAACGATGCATTCTTGCCAGAAGAAGACATCATCAAGCCGACCTATACCGATGAACGAGATAACTGGCCGGATAAAAAAGAAGATGATGGTGAATTGCTTTTGATGAAGCAACCAACCGAGCCAACAAAAATCCCTGAAATAAAATTGGAGGTTGAGGCCGAGAAAGTAGAAATCAAAGAAAAAATTGAACCCCTCTTTACAATAGAAGACCCAATTGTAGAAAGTGATGCGGTAGCCGAAAAATTAGTAGAGGCAAAAGGTCTCTATGACCCCACTCTTGATTTAAGTAGTTATAAATTTCCGCCCATTGAGTTGTTGAATGAGTACGAAGTAGGAAAGGTGCAAGTATCGCAAGAGGAACTGAATCAAAACAAAGACAAAATTGTTGCTACACTTACCAATTTTAAAATTGGTATTCAAAGCATTAAGGCCACCATTGGCCCAACGGTTACCCTTTATGAAATCGTACCCGATGCGGGTATCAAAATTTCACGCATCAAAAATTTGGAAGATGATATCGCCTTGAGCCTTGCAGCGCTGGGTATTCGGATTATCGCACCCATCCCCGGCAAGGGCACCATTGGTATTGAAGTGCCAAACAAAAACCGAGAGATGGTAAGCATACGTTCGGTGTTGGCTTCTGAGCGTTTTCAAAAATCGGATAAGGACTTACCCATTGCCATTGGCAAAACCATCTCAAATGAATTATTGGTAATTGATTTGGCCAAGATGCCACACTTGTTGGTGGCAGGTGCTACAGGCCAAGGTAAGTCGGTGGGGCTGAATGTGATTTTAACTTCACTACTTTACAAACTTCACCCGAGCCAATTAAAGTTTGTGTTGGTCGACCCGAAGAAAGTGGAGATGTCGCTCTTCAGTAAAATAGAAAGACATTACTTGGCCAAGCTCCCCAATAGCGAAGAGGCCATAATTACCGATACCAAAAAAGTAGTGTACACCCTCAATTCGCTTTGCATTGAAATGGAGAACCGTTACGAAATTTTGAAAGATGCGGGTGCGCGAAACCTGAAGGAGTACAACGCTAAATTTGTTGGACGAAAGCTAAATCCAAAAGAAGGACATCGCTTTTTACCCTACATCGTTTTAGTGATTGATGAGTTGGCCGATTTGATGATGACAGCCGGTAAAGAAGTAGAAACCCCAATTGCCCGATTAGCACAATTGGCTCGCGCTATTGGCATACACTTAGTGGTTGCTACACAACGACCTTCTGTTAATGTAATCACCGGTGTTATCAAAGCAAACTTCCCGGCAAGGCTTTCTTTCCGAGTAACTTCGAAAGTCGATTCGCGCACGATTTTAGATTCAGGCGGAGCCGATCAATTGGTGGGCATGGGCGATATGCTGTTGTCATTGGGTTCAGATGTGATCCGTTTGCAAAGTCCGTTTGTAGATACACCAGAGATTGAAAAAGTCTGCGATTACATTGGTGCGCAGCGAGGGTACGATTCAGCTTACCTGTTGCCTGAGTTTGAAGGTGAAGACGAGGGTGGGGCAAATGCGGTAGATTTATCGGAGCGCGATGGGTTGTTTGAAGAAGCCGCAAAATTAATCGTCATGCACCAGCAAGGAAGCACGTCCCTTATCCAACGAAAGTTGAAACTTGGATATAACCGAGCTGGTCGATTAATTGATCAATTGGAAGCAGCTAAAATTGTAGGCCCTTTCGAGGGTTCGAAAGCACGGGAGGTTTTGATTAAAGACGAAACTAGTTTGGAACAATTATTGACTGATTTAAAAGATAAACACAGTAAACCATAA